The sequence below is a genomic window from Bacteroidota bacterium.
TCATAAAAAATATTCTTGAAAAGATCGGCGTGAAAAACGTCGGACTCATTACCGAAATCGCTGAAGAAAAAAAACTGAACGCAGAGCGGGCAAAAAAATTCATTGCTGAAAATAATTTCTCCGGGAAAAAGATCATCGCCACTACTTCTGCTATCGTGCAGCACAAAGATCCGCTCAACATGGCAGCGACGATCGCGGAGCTTTCGAAAAAAAGAACTGATTTTGTGTTCCTTCATTTCGGCGATGGTGTTTTGAAAAATGTTCTTGAAAATAAAATTTCTGAATTGAAAATTTCCGATCGCTATAAACTGATGGGCTTTGTGGAAAATGTGGAAGATTTTTTTTCAGTATTCGATGTTTTTGCAATGAGCTCGGAAGAAGAAGGTCTTGGCAGCAGCGTGCTCGATGCTTTTCTCTATAACGTTCCCGTCGCCTCCACCGAAGCAGGCGGACTCAAAGAAATCATCGGCGATGCGGGACTCGTTTGCAAAATAAAAGATCCCGTTGCGCTTGCGGAGAATATCGATCGTTTGCTGAATGATGAAAAGTTGCGGAACGAACTCACGATGAAAGCAAATAAAAAAGTGAAGGAGAATAATTCCATTGAAGCGGTAACAAAAAAATATCTCGTAGAATTCAGAAAACTCATCGACCCCGGTTGCTGACGTTCGCCATCGCAAGTTGGGATTACCCGCGCCCCAACTGCTTCAGCTTTTTATATTTCATGAACGTTGCCTTCGCCGAAATTTTCGAAATGACAAAACCGTAGTAGCCATCGAGAAACCCCAATTGCAGAAAATAACATTTCAGAAATTTTGCCGGCGGCGAAAAAATCAGGTTCATTACCGATCCTGTTTTTTTTTCAGCAAACATCGCCTTCGCAGAAATAGTTGTAAAATATTCCACCTGCTTGTAATGATCGGAAATGGAATAAAAACTGTAATGCAGAATATTTCCGTCAATATGTTTCACCTTCGCATTCTTCTCCGTCATTTTATATTCATCATGCGGATTGATGCCGCCCCACTTTCCCTTGCGCGAATCCCACAAACGTAATTTCCTGTCCGGGTACCAGCCACAATGTTTGATCCACTTGCCGCAATAATTGGTGAGCCGGTTCATTTCATATCCGTCGTGCGTCCAATCGTTTTTTATTTTCAAAATTTCCGTTTGCAGTTTTTCATCGGGTGCCTCATCCGCGTCGAGCGAGAGCACGTGCGGGTATGTCGCGTGCGTGATCGCGCGATTCTTCTGTTCAATATGTCCGTCGAATTTGTGCTGGAAAAATTTCGCGCCTTTTTCCCTGCAGATCTTCTCCGTCGCATCCGTAGAAAAAGAATCAAGCACCACGATCTCATCGGCAATCGGCTTCACCGCATCCAGGCAACGGCCGATGTTTTTTTCTTCGTTGAACGTGATGATAACGACGGAAAGTTTTATTGGAGAAGACATTCTCAAACAAAGGTAATCAGTTGGAGGGTTTACGGTTTTTCAGTTTATCGCTTTTAGAGGCTGTTTAAAATTCATTTTTTGGAATTGTTATGATGCCATTTGTGCGCGGGTCATCGCAGGCAAATCACAGGAAACGCACAAACTAACTACCTTTGAAAAAATGTCTCTGGAAATTCTAAACCAACTCCGCTCCGGCGACCGCAAATCCCTCGCACGCGCCATCACGCTCGTGGAAAATGAAATGCCCGGTGCGGAAGAATTGCTGGCTTCGCTTGAGATGGAAAAACTGGCTCCCGTCATCGGCATCACCGGCCCTCCGGGCGCTGGAAAAAGTACGCTCATCAATATGTTGCTTTCAAATTTGACCGCGCAGAGAAAAAAAATTGCAGTCATCGCAGTCGATCCTACTTCTCCTTTCAGTTTCGGTTCTGTGCTCGGCGATCGTTTGCGCATGTCGGAACATTTCAACAATCCCGATGTTTTTATCCGTTCACTCGCCACGCGCGGATCGCTCGGCGGACTTTCTGCAAAAGCAATTGAAGTGAGCGACATCATCCGCTCTGCAGGATTTGATCTTGTCATTATAGAAACGGTCGGTGTCGGGCAAAGTGAAGTGGAAATTGCAGGACTTGCCGATACTACCGTACTCGTTCTCGTTCCTGAATCGGGTGATGATGTGCAGGCATTGAAATCGGGCATCATGGAGATTGCCGATATTTTTGTGATCAACAAATCCGATCGTCCGGGCGCGAATACATTTGAAAAAAATATTCATCAGCATCTTCACAAAAAAAATAATTCCGACTGGGCGCCGCGTCTCGTGAAAACCGTTGCAACTAAAAATGAAGGCGCAGAAGAATTACTCGCTGCTATAGCGGCACATTTATCTTCCGGAAAAAATAATTCCCGTAAAGCATTTTTGTTCGCCGACAAAGCGCTCCGTCTCATCCAGCAGAAAAAAATGAAAGACATCCGCAAAGAAGAAATGGTGAAAGAAATAAATACGCTGCTCGATAAAAACAGTTTTCAATTGTATCGTTACGTCTCTTCAAAATCTTGATTGAGAATTCTACTGTGGACTTTGCTTGTTTTTTTCAGGAGCGCAACTGCAACACTTCTATTTTCCTTTCCTCCCGCTGTCGCTATTGCGCCGCCTGCCAGCCGAATCCCGATTGCAATCGGGAACAGGCGGGGCAAAGCGCTTCCATCGGGGCTGGTGTTGTTTCTTCAGTTCGTCAAATTCACATCAACATTTCCCCAAATAGAAATCAGAACACAGCACAGAAATTTTGTCACACCCGCCTGCCGCAGGAAAGGATTTGCACGGATTAAGCACCGATTACTTCACCGATTATTTTCGACGGCCCGCTTCGGTCGAACGGACGGCTGTCGTTATAAAACTGCCCGCCCGGATGACCCGGTCGGACGGGCCGATGACAACTGCCTTCTAAAATAATTTGCCCATCTACCACGACCTCCCTATATTGCTGTAGTATAACCCATGAATTGCATTATTATAGATGATGACGAGATCGCACGGCTTGCTGTAAAGCATTGCGTGGAGCGCACCGACTTTCTCACGCTTGCGGGCACATGTGCTTCCGTACCTGAGGCGTTGAAGATCATCCGAGAAAAAAAAATTGATCTTATTTTTCTGGATGTGGAAATGCCCGAGATGACCGGCATCGATTTTCTGCGCACGTTCCATGAGATCCCGCAGATCATTCTCATCACAGGGAAAAAAGAATATGCAGCAGAAGCATTTGATTATGAAGTGACGGATTTTCTGCTCAAGCCCATCGACTATGCGCGGTTTCTGAAAGCAGCGAACAAAGCGCATGTCATTCATACGAACATGCATGTGAGTCCCGAAGAATCGGGCGCGTTGTTCGTGAAAAAAGAAGGAAGCCGTTTCATCCGCATCGAAGCAAAAGATATTCTTTACATTGAAGCGCTTGCCGATTATGTGAATATTCATGCGAAGGATGGAAGGCATACACTGCTTGCTACTATGAAATCCATAGAAGCAAAACTTCCGCCAAAAGAATTTGTACGCATTCACCGTTCCTACATTGCGCGCATCGATCGTATCTCCGAGATCGAAGAAAATTCTGTGATCATTGAAGGAAAAGTTTTACCGGTTAGCCGCTCTCACAAAGATGATCTTTTCAAACGGCTGAAACTGCTCTGAGAATTTTTTTCCAGGCTATCTTAGAATTCTGGTAGTGGCTCAGTTTGAAAAATTCTTAGCGCCTTAGCGTCTTTGCAGTTAAATAAAAGAATGGCATAGGAACCGCACTTCAATTCTTCAGGGCAGGCTGCGGCGCGAAGTTGAATAGGGAAACAACAAACTAACCCACTACCGGAATTTTTCTTCTTGCGATGCGTTTAATAATTTACTTCACCTTCTCATTGGAACGTTGAACTTCGAACCCTTAACATTTCATCCCCCTCACAGTGCATTTCGTCGGACGCAGTAGGTAAAGTGTCGTAATTCTTACAGGAAATTATTCTTTTACCGCATTTTTGTCCGGTAAAAAGGTTGAACCCCGTTAAGCAGAAGTGATGATGGAATCGGAATATAAAAATGTGCTGGCAGCGCAGAAACGCGATTTGCAGATCATGCTCATCAGGGAAAAACATCCTGTTTACTTTGATTTCGATTTTAAGCGATACAGCGATATGAAAGTCGCCGAGATGTACCGCATTCTGGTGGAAAACGAAAACGATACCGGATCGCAAACGGGGATGCAAACAAAAGTGTAGGG
It includes:
- a CDS encoding glycosyltransferase family 4 protein, which codes for MRILEVNTEKTWRGGERQTWYNCKGFRDAGEEVELLCRENCPLSEKISSLEIPVHRIHSAWQTFLFLAKKGSSFDIIHVQTARNQFHALLARPFHKRPVVYTRRVDFVPSGFFTKRKYRRTDKIIAISTVIKNILEKIGVKNVGLITEIAEEKKLNAERAKKFIAENNFSGKKIIATTSAIVQHKDPLNMAATIAELSKKRTDFVFLHFGDGVLKNVLENKISELKISDRYKLMGFVENVEDFFSVFDVFAMSSEEEGLGSSVLDAFLYNVPVASTEAGGLKEIIGDAGLVCKIKDPVALAENIDRLLNDEKLRNELTMKANKKVKENNSIEAVTKKYLVEFRKLIDPGC
- a CDS encoding glycosyltransferase family 2 protein, translated to MSSPIKLSVVIITFNEEKNIGRCLDAVKPIADEIVVLDSFSTDATEKICREKGAKFFQHKFDGHIEQKNRAITHATYPHVLSLDADEAPDEKLQTEILKIKNDWTHDGYEMNRLTNYCGKWIKHCGWYPDRKLRLWDSRKGKWGGINPHDEYKMTEKNAKVKHIDGNILHYSFYSISDHYKQVEYFTTISAKAMFAEKKTGSVMNLIFSPPAKFLKCYFLQLGFLDGYYGFVISKISAKATFMKYKKLKQLGRG
- the meaB gene encoding methylmalonyl Co-A mutase-associated GTPase MeaB, with the translated sequence MSLEILNQLRSGDRKSLARAITLVENEMPGAEELLASLEMEKLAPVIGITGPPGAGKSTLINMLLSNLTAQRKKIAVIAVDPTSPFSFGSVLGDRLRMSEHFNNPDVFIRSLATRGSLGGLSAKAIEVSDIIRSAGFDLVIIETVGVGQSEVEIAGLADTTVLVLVPESGDDVQALKSGIMEIADIFVINKSDRPGANTFEKNIHQHLHKKNNSDWAPRLVKTVATKNEGAEELLAAIAAHLSSGKNNSRKAFLFADKALRLIQQKKMKDIRKEEMVKEINTLLDKNSFQLYRYVSSKS
- a CDS encoding response regulator transcription factor, whose amino-acid sequence is MNCIIIDDDEIARLAVKHCVERTDFLTLAGTCASVPEALKIIREKKIDLIFLDVEMPEMTGIDFLRTFHEIPQIILITGKKEYAAEAFDYEVTDFLLKPIDYARFLKAANKAHVIHTNMHVSPEESGALFVKKEGSRFIRIEAKDILYIEALADYVNIHAKDGRHTLLATMKSIEAKLPPKEFVRIHRSYIARIDRISEIEENSVIIEGKVLPVSRSHKDDLFKRLKLL